A part of Rattus rattus isolate New Zealand chromosome 4, Rrattus_CSIRO_v1, whole genome shotgun sequence genomic DNA contains:
- the Tdrd6 gene encoding tudor domain-containing protein 6 isoform X2: MSSTPGLPTPGASLALRVSFVDVHPEVIPVQLWGLVGQRREEYVRLSREIQEAAATRGPWALGGASASPGELCLVQVGLMWHRCRVVSRQAQDSRVFLLDEGRTITAGAGSLAPGRSEFFHLPSEVLGCVLAGLVPAGGGGAGGGEPQHWSPNAVDFLSNLQGKEVHGRVLDVLLLHRLVLLEVPVVSQQMEELGLARHVPDSLFCSLLKRYLTAAGLGSSGAPVLPRAAPKQEHPGLDYFYPQLQLGVTEPVVVTQVCHPHRIHCQLRSLSQEIHRLSESMAQVYRAPTGTEDEDSGSATWEEREESPDKPGSPCASCGLDGQWYRALLLETFRPQRCAQVLHVDYGRKELVSCSSLRYLLPEYFRMPVVTYPCALYGLWDCGRGWSRSQVGDLKALILGQAVNAKIEFYCSFEHMYYVTLYGEDGINLNSAFGVQSCCLADRFLQSQGIEEEEEEDEDEMEAAFQSQSPAEEMEEEVSLPPLRSIRLKMNTFYDAQVEFVKSPSEFWIRLRKHKNTFSKLTKRMCSFYSSASKLDGVILKPEPDDLCCVKWKENGYYRAMVTRLDSKSVDVFLVDRGNSENVDWCDVRMLLPQFRQLPILALKCTLADIWPLGKTWSQEAISFFKKTVLHKELVVHILDKQDRQYVIEILDESRTGEENISKVIAQAGYAKFQEFETKENIRLSAHSPGHVSGHFIAESSKIPSVKKVEGDQKAKNDNKTLSDPEALATVSLSNISTGQTAQDKEKVTSDPTLLMLNLLKTKPDCCGKGELEVGSTVEVKVSHIENPGSFWCQLMRNAQGFRTLMCDIEDYCKSEPSPYEGDTRACLAKRTANGRWSRALISGAQSLEHVRVVFVDYGDKDVVSMKDILSVSDVFFKVRAQAFRCSLYNLIQPTGENPFVWDERAIQAFTGFIDNAWQNNLELKCTIFALASRHEEECFNVVDLLTPFQSACHFLVEKRLARPVKLQKPLEPSVQLHSYYYSTHDLKIGSEELVYITHADDPWTFYCQLARNTNILEQLSYHIMQLSKVLLNLRTSTLVPGTLCLAKYTDGNWYRGIIIEKEPSKVFFVDFGNTYVASDHLLPIPRDAYDVLLLPMQAVKCSLSDIPHHIPDEVTAWFQETVLDKSLKALVVAKDPDGRLIIELYDESVQINASINEKLGLLGYKNRTRRKDKENEIILRETETLEDKAEIMKPSPTDYLGKSGESKAHGVEIMGESCKPKLSPACKELKYLQGSGKAHLVTPYQDSMGNKNDGGFLLTREKREDMFASSPMSATKLESALPERRMGETSGKDLPPKFCEFPQKTIAPGFKTSVYVSHINDLSDFYIQLIEDETEINRLSERLNDVRTRPQYHTGPPWQSGDVICAVFPEDNLWYRAVVLEQQHNDLLSVQFIDYGNMSVVHTNRTGRLGPIDAVLPALCLHCSLRGIVVPDIVGTKEMVAYFSQRTDEAQIRCEFVKFQGTWEVILADEHGIIAEDIINRFPFNGKSQAGLTTQSMKGDCSKTALKTNMDTSVFLNWYNPKVKLIKAYATVIDGPEYFWCQFADSEKLQYVETEVQNAAKQLADRKSCTQCPQIGDPCIVRYREDGHYYRALITNICDDHLASVRLVDFGNVEDCVDTNALWSIPSELLLVPMQAFPCCLSGFTVSGGVCPQEGNDYFYDIVTEDVLEITILEIKRDVCDIPLAVVELRSKGENINEKMKKYAKTGTPKSGLYSEKLGAERKGGLSSPDLGLKKPSHKIAQEKTFYMEARASELSERFEKDLNIETRPSKFYERSPRNIFNAFEHSCQGKMGSQRLEGGMDYHFVDRVKYDDTYLMTGFNPILAHASEPKELLELNSLEVPLSPDDECKEFLELESIDLQHSPAGEEDKEELGLGSPMAPLSPGCQAGATLEPFMVQLPLDCEAEKQLELELPTPQLSLEDSISPLSATVSQNMPESRSAEDERKSSCVGSSDDDDDHSASPLPHHGKGGDSPAHDEMNLSEEEFPQFENRDSAALLAPLFSEEEARGGRKGRSEVPVELQNTYTLKGFSVGSKCVVWSSLRNTWSKCEILALAEEGTRVLNLANGVEETVSPENVWNGIPKVDKRPSEAAFQTVGKDLPFTPSDDTTIEEEECGRDADSAKLNV; this comes from the exons ATGAGTTCGACTCCGGGGCTGCCCACTCCGGGGGCCTCGCTGGCCCTGCGGGTGTCCTTCGTGGACGTGCATCCCGAGGTGATCCCGGTGCAGCTGTGGGGACTGGTGGGTCAGCGGCGGGAGGAGTACGTGAGGCTGAGCCGGGAGATCCAGGAGGCGGCAGCCACGCGGGGTCCCTGGGCGCTGGGTGGGGCGTCGGCATCGCCCGGGGAGCTGTGCCTGGTGCAGGTGGGGCTCATGTGGCACCGCTGCCGCGTGGTCAGCCGCCAGGCGCAAGACAGCCGCGTCTTCCTGCTGGATGAGGGCCGCACCATCACGGCGGGCGCGGGCTCGCTGGCCCCAGGGCGCAGCGAGTTCTTCCACCTGCCCTCCGAAGTGTTGGGCTGTGTGCTAGCGGGCCTGGTGCCCGCGGGTGGCGGTGGCGCTGGCGGTGGCGAACCCCAGCACTGGTCCCCCAACGCTGTGGACTTCCTTAGCAACCTTCAGGGTAAGGAGGTGCACGGACGGGTCCTGGACGTGCTGCTCCTCCATCGCCTGGTGCTGCTGGAGGTGCCGGTTGTGTCTCAGCAGATGGAGGAGCTGGGGCTGGCCCGGCACGTGCCCGACAGCCTCTTCTGTTCGCTGCTCAAACGCTATCTGACGGCGGCCGGGTTGGGGAGCTCCGGAGCTCCGGTTCTCCCGCGAGCTGCGCCCAAACAAGAGCATCCTGGCTTGGATTACTTTTATCCCCAACTGCAGCTGGGAGTGACGGAGCCGGTGGTGGTAACCCAAGTATGCCATCCCCACCGAATTCACTGCCAACTCCGGAGTCTCTCGCAGGAGATCCACCGTCTCTCTGAGAGCATGGCTCAGGTATACCGGGCGCCCACGGGGACAGAGGATGAGGACTCTGGCAGTGCcacctgggaggagagggaggagagtcCTGACAAGCCGGGGTCTCCATGTGCTTCCTGTGGCTTGGATGGACAGTGGTATCGGGCTCTCCTGCTTGAGACCTTCCGGCCTCAGCGCTGTGCCCAGGTGCTTCACGTCGATTACGGAAGGAAAGAACTAGTAAGCTGCAGCAGCCTTCGCTATCTGCTGCCGGAGTATTTCCGAATGCCCGTGGTGACCTACCCTTGTGCACTGTATGGACTGTGGGACTGCGGAAGAGGCTGGTCCCGGTCACAAGTAGGGGATCTGAAAGCTCTGATCCTGGGCCAGGCAGTGAATGCAAAGATTGAAttttactgttcctttgagcACATGTATTATGTCACCCTGTATGGGGAAGATGGGATTAATCTGAACAGTGCGTTCGGAGTGCAATCCTGTTGCCTGGCTGACCGCTTTCTTCAGAGCCAGGggatagaggaggaagaggaggaagatgaggatgaaATGGAGGCGGCGTTTCAGTCTCAGTCCCCCgctgaggaaatggaggaggaagttTCCCTCCCGCCCTTGAGATCTATCAGGTTGAAGATGAATACTTTCTATGACGCCCAGGTGGAGTTCGTGAAGAGCCCTTCAGAGTTCTGGATTCGCCTTAGAAAGCACAAGAACACGTTCAGCAAGCTGACGAAGAGAATGTGCAGTTTCTATTCTTCTGCCAGTAAGCTGGATGGGGTTATTTTGAAACCGGAACCGGATGACCTTTGCTgtgtgaaatggaaagaaaatggctATTACCGGGCCATGGTCACCCGATTGGACAGCAAGAGTGTAGATGTGTTCCTGGTGGACCGGGGCAACTCTGAGAACGTTGACTGGTGTGACGTGAGAATGTTGCTGCCTCAGTTTAGGCAGCTACCGATATTGGCTCTGAAGTGCACCCTGGCTGACATCTGGCCTCTGGGGAAAACTTGGAGCCAGGAAgcgatttcattttttaaaaagacggTGCTACACAAAGAATTGGTGGTCCACATTCTCGATAAGCAGGATCGCCAGTATGTCATAGAGATTCTGGATGAATCCAGGACCGGCGAGGAAAACATTAGTAAGGTCATCGCTCAAGCTGGATATGCCAAGTTCCAGGAATTtgaaaccaaagaaaacatcagACTCAGTGCCCACTCCCCCGGCCATGTTTCGGGTCATTTTATTGCAGAGTCTAGCAAAATACCTTCTGTCAAGAAGGTCGAAGGAGACCAGAAAGCCAAGAACGACAATAAAACCCTCTCTGATCCAGAAGCTCTGGCCACGGTAAGCCTTTCGAACATTTCCACTGGACAGACTGCACAGGACAAAGAGAAGGTAACGTCTGACCCAACGCTCCTCATGCTGAAtttactgaaaacaaaaccagattgCTGTGGGAAAGGGGAACTGGAGGTAGGCAGCACCGTTGAAGTCAAAGTGTCTCACATTGAAAACCCTGGCTCCTTCTGGTGTCAGCTGATGAGGAACGCCCAAGGCTTCAGAACTCTGATGTGCGACATTGAGGACTATTGCAAAAGTGAGCCGTCTCCCTATGAGGGGGACACGCGCGCTTGTCTGGCAAAGCGAACAGCCAACGGGAGATGGTCCAGAGCTCTGATTAGTGGGGCACAGTCTTTAGAGCATGTTAGAGTGGTGTTTGTGGACTACGGAGATAAGGATGTGGTATCTATGAAGGACATACTCTCCGTCAGTGATGTGTTCTTCAAGGTTAGAGCTCAGGCCTTCCGGTGCAGTCTTTATAATTTAATTCAACCAACTGGTGAAAACCCCTTTGTCTGGGATGAAAGGGCAATACAGGCTTTTACTGGGTTCATCGACAACGCTTGGCAGAATAACTTAGAATTAAAATGCACAATCTTTGCTTTGGCATCAAGGCATGAGGAAGAGTGCTTCAATGTTGTGGACCTGCTAACACCGTTTCAGAGCGCCTGCCATTTTTTGGTAGAAAAGAGACTTGCTAGGCCCGTAAAACTTCAGAAGCCCCTGGAACCTTCGGTTCAGCTGCACTCGTACTACTATTCCACCCATGACCTAAAAATTGGAAGTGAAGAATTGGTGTACATAACGCACGCCGATGACCCCTGGACATTTTATTGCCAGCTTGcaagaaacacaaacattttaGAACAATTATCCTACCACATCATGCAGTTAAGCAAAGTCTTACTGAACTTAAGGACATCCACCTTGGTCCCCGGAACCTTGTGTCTCGCCAAATACACGGATGGAAACTGGTATAGGGggataataatagaaaaagagcCAAGTAAGGtcttttttgttgattttggGAACACGTACGTAGCAAGTGACCACCTGCTCCCCATCCCCCGAGATGCCTATGATGTTTTACTTCTACCCATGCAAGCTGTGAAATGCTCCTTATCCGACATCCCTCACCATATCCCCGATGAAGTCACAGCATGGTTCCAGGAGACCGTTTTAGATAAGTCACTGAAGGCTTTAGTCGTAGCCAAGGACCCAGATGGGAGACTGATTATAGAGCTCTACGATGAGAGCGTCCAAATCAATGCCAGTATTAACGAGAAGCTCGGGCTCCTTGGttacaaaaacagaacaagaagaaaagacaaagagaatgaaataatACTCCGTGAGACCGAGACTCTTGAAGATAAAGCTGAGATCATGAAGCCATCACCTACAGATTATTTGGGTAAATCGGGAGAGAGCAAAGCACACGGTGTAGAGATTATGGGGGAATCGTGCAAACCCAAGCTCAGCCCAGCGTGTAAGGAACTCAAATATTTACAAGGCTCAGGAAAGGCCCACCTAGTCACACCATATCAGGACTCTATGGGAAACAAAAATGACGGAGGGTTTCTATTAacgagggagaagagagaagacatgTTTGCCAGCTCACCCATGAGTGCCACCAAACTAGAGTCCGCTCTTCCTGAGAGAAGAATGGGAGAAACCAGTGGCaaagatctgcctcccaagttttgTGAATTCCCACAAAAGACAATAGCGCCTGGTTTTAAGACCTCTGTGTATGTTTCGCATATTAACGACCTTTCAGATTTTTACATCCAGCTGATAGAAGATGAAACTGAGATCAATCGCCTTTCGGAGAGACTGAACGACGTCAGGACGCGGCCCCAGTACCACACAGGTCCACCATGGCAAAGCGGAGACGTAATATGCGCCGTTTTcccagaggataacttgtggtaCCGAGCGGTAGTCTTGGAACAGCAACACAATGACCTTCTCTCTGTACAGTTTATAGATTATGGCAACATGTCTGTGGTCCACACTAACAGAACCGGTCGGCTTGGCCCCATCGATGCGGTGTTACCTGCGCTGTGCCTCCACTGCTCCCTGAGGGGCATAGTGGTACCTGACATCGTAGGCACTAAGGAAATGGTGGCCTACTTTTCCCAAAGGACAGACGAGGCTCAGATCAGATGTGAATTTGTTAAATTCCAAGGCACCTGGGAAGTGATTCTCGCGGATGAACATGGAATCATAGCTGAAGATATAATTAATAGGTTTCCGTTCAATGGAAAATCTCAAGCCGGGCTTACCACCCAATCCATGAAAGGGGACTGTTCGAAGACTGCTCTCAAAACCAACATGGATACATCAGTGTTTCTCAACTGGTATAACCCCAAAGTGAAACTGATAAAAGCCTACGCCACTGTGATAGACGGGCCCGAGTACTTTTGGTGCCAGTTTGCCGATTCTGAGAAGTTGCAGTACGTAGAAACGGAGGTCCAAAATGCTGCCAAGCAGCTGGCAGACAGGAAAAGCTGCACCCAGTGTCCACAAATTGGAGATCCGTGTATCGTGAGGTACAGAGAGGACGGGCACTACTATAGAGCCCTCATCACTAATATCTGTGACGATCACCTCGCATCGGTCAGACTTGTGGACTTTGGGAACGTGGAAGATTGTGTGGACACCAACGCACTTTGGAGCATCCCCTCTGAGCTCCTGCTGGTCCCCATGCAAGCGTTTCCATGCTGCCTTTCTGGATTCACTGTTTCTGGCGGCGTGTGCCCTCAGGAGGGAAACGATTATTTCTATGACATAGTCACAGAGGATGTGTTAGAGATAACAATATTGGAGATTAAAAGAGATGTTTGCGACATCCCCTTAGCAGTTGTGGAGCTAAGGAGCAAAGGCGAGAACATTAACGAGAAGATGAAGAAGTATGCTAAAACGGGCACACCCAAGAGTGGCCTGTACTCCGAGAAGCTCGGCGCAGAGCGAAAGGGAGGCCTTAGCAGTCCTGATCTTGGCCTCAAGAAACCAAGTCATAAAATAGCACAAGAGAAGACGTTCTACATGGAAGCCCGGGCAAGTGAGCTCTCGGAGAGATTCGAAAAGGATTTAAACATTGAAACCAGGCCAAGCAAGTTCTATGAACGCAGCCCCCGTAACATCTTCAATGCTTTTGAGCACTCGTGCCAAGGTAAAATGGGTTCTCAGAGGCTGGAAGGTGGCATGGATTACCACTTCGTGGACAGAGTCAAGTATGACGACACCTACCTCATGACGGGATTCAATCCGATATTGGCCCATGCTAGTGAACCAAAGGAGCTACTGGAACTGAATTCTCTAGAGGTACCACTCTCCCCTGATGACGAATGCAAAGAGTTCTTAGAACTGGAGTCCATTGACTTACAACACTCCCCTGCTggggaggaagacaaagaggagcTAGGCCTGGGGTCTCCGATGGCGCCTCTGTCCCCAGGCTGCCAGGCGGGAGCCACCCTGGAACCATTTATGGTGCAGCTTCCCCTGGACTGTGAGGCCGAGAAGCAGCTGGAGCTGGAACTCCCCACCCCGCAGCTGTCTCTGGAGGACAGCATCAGTCCTCTATCCGCAACCGTCAGTCAGAACATGCCGGAATCCAGGAGTGCGGAGGATGAGAGGAAGTCCAGCTGCGTGGGCTCTTCTGATGACGATGACGACCACAGCgcttccccactcccccaccacGGGAAGGGGGGAGATTCGCCGGCACACGATGAAATGAACCTGTCTGAAGAGGAGTTTCCACAATTTGAAAACAGAGACAGCGCTGCCTTATTGGCACCCTTGTTCTctgaggaagaagccagaggaggaaggaagggcaggagcgAAGTACCAG TTGAGCTACAGAACACCTACACTCTGAAAGGCTTCTCTGTTGGATCGAAATGTGTCGTGTGGTCGAGCCTAAGAAACACCTGGTCTAAGTGTGAGATCCTGGCACTAGCAGAAGAAGGAACAAGG GTTTTGAACCTTGCAAATGGTGTGGAGGAGACAGTAAGCCCTGAGAATGTCTGGAATGGTATTCCCAAGGTAGATAAGAGACCCTCTGAG